One Coffea eugenioides isolate CCC68of chromosome 2, Ceug_1.0, whole genome shotgun sequence genomic window, GCTGGCAGTCCGGCTGCCACTTGTACCGCACCCTTTTTTGCCACGTCATTTTCGTCAATGACGAAGCCGGGCACCTTTGTGATGACATCATCTGAGTTCACAATCCGGAGTACCTTGGTACCATTTCTTTCCAGGTGCTTTCTGAAGGTCCTGTCTCCCACTCGAGGCCCCCCAAATGATACAACTGTGACTATGGGTGCATGACTGAATGTGTTTGTTATGTCATATGCAGTAAGGGTGGCCAATGCTGCCCCCAAACTGTGTCCTGTGATGGTTATGCTCAGGGGCTCATCGCAGTATTTTTGGAGGattcttccaatttcttccCTGACCATTTGCTGCAAACTCGGACGGTCGTCCGTACTCGATGTGTACAAGCTCAAAAATCCGCTCTGCACCATCGGGTCACAATTTTCGGGAGCCATGTCATCAGGGAGGCAAGTCAAGGTGGCGCGGAGATTCTCCAGCCACTCGTGACAGGTGGCGGTGCCCCTATAGGATATCACCACATCGCGGCGTCCCAGCCGGGAAATCTCTTCCTTGTCATCGCAAACTGCCACGTAGCCTATCCAGCTGGACTGAGTCGATACCCAGTTAGGGAGCCTCTCGATCCACCGTGGCACCTGGACGGAACACGTGGCGTGTAGGCTCTCGGTGACCTGGTACCCGCTGGTGCCGAGGCCGCATTCAGCCAGCATTGATTCCTTGGCATGGCCACACTGGGCGTATGTTGGCGAAGATGCATCAAAGTCGAAGCAGCGATAGGCAGCATCCACGAACTGACCGTACCGAAGGATCTCACTTCTTAAATCATCATCGAGGGGATCAAGCAAGCCTTCCCAGTTCTTGATCCCTTGACATTCCAGCCACTTGTCGCGCAGTCTGGCAGCTCGGATGCCCTCAAAGCACTGGATTGAGGTGCTCAACGAGTTTGTAATCTTCAGCTTTGTGCTTTGGCTGAGAGAAGAATGTGAGGCGGAAGCGGCACAGAGCTGCTCTGTGACGGGAAGATTTGAGATTGAGCCTTGCCACACGGTGCATGGCCTCACCATCCCAATAGGTAGCCTCATATTTATATTCATGTGGGTTTCAGTGTGTGTCACTGTGTAGTAATACAGGAAGTAAAGAGTGATGATGAGCAATGGAGTGTTTTGTGGGAGGTTCAGACTATTGCTCTGCTCTAACTTGGTTAAGACAACATGGGGGGCTCTTCTGATTTATAGTCAAAAAAGTTTGAGTGTGTGCATGTGTTGGCAAAATTTGGgcaaaaaaagaatgaaagaaag contains:
- the LOC113759353 gene encoding phospholipase A(1) DAD1, chloroplastic-like, which encodes MRLPIGMVRPCTVWQGSISNLPVTEQLCAASASHSSLSQSTKLKITNSLSTSIQCFEGIRAARLRDKWLECQGIKNWEGLLDPLDDDLRSEILRYGQFVDAAYRCFDFDASSPTYAQCGHAKESMLAECGLGTSGYQVTESLHATCSVQVPRWIERLPNWVSTQSSWIGYVAVCDDKEEISRLGRRDVVISYRGTATCHEWLENLRATLTCLPDDMAPENCDPMVQSGFLSLYTSSTDDRPSLQQMVREEIGRILQKYCDEPLSITITGHSLGAALATLTAYDITNTFSHAPIVTVVSFGGPRVGDRTFRKHLERNGTKVLRIVNSDDVITKVPGFVIDENDVAKKGAVQVAAGLPAWLQRRVEGTQWVYAEIGKELRLSSRDCPQLSKGDVATCHDLKTYLHLVNNFVSSTCPFRATAKRVLKRTNQARETALV